In Erpetoichthys calabaricus chromosome 4, fErpCal1.3, whole genome shotgun sequence, one genomic interval encodes:
- the lacc1 gene encoding purine nucleoside phosphorylase LACC1 → MEETILVDLFHEKLKLPSDSLEKWLKEYLAIELNCLPERNPRVYIICENKDCDSQQEGANHSLLKRCPLLKDRAMVLGYPSLADALYNFKFQIDEHDLVTVKILTPWWRKALLQEYLSLLFTAVYQFSFLHLSCSPQDENVANAMDEIPPTAQQSVQVNAEVSTFLRRLPGRGGDITILQSSVIPDDCFLHGFTTRAGGISYIPTLSSLNMFCSSKRKDPRAVIEENICRVAEKSGFNPKSYYLVKVNHANDVWVMDKTEPESYDGIVTNRRGVTIAAPGADCIPLLFADPVKKVIGAAHSGWKGTITGVAMETVNAMVKEYASQIKDIRVVLGPSVGPCCLQLQKESAMDFHAVNPSCVKDLNMPKPHVDIRLTTRILLERGGIHPENIQDITLNNGHDEKQPVQLCTSCLPDMFYSHMRDGVNFGIQIGFISIKE, encoded by the exons ATGGAGGAGACTATTCTTGTTGACCTTTTTCATGAAAAGCTAAAACTCCCATCTGACAGTCTGGAGAAGTGGCTAAAAGAATATTTAGCCATTGAGTTGAATTGTCTCCCAGAAAGAAACCCACGTGTATATATCATCTGCGAAAACAAAGACTGTGACAGCCAGCAAGAAGGAGCAAATCACAGTCTACTGAAGAGATGTCCTTTGTTGAAAGACAGAGCCATGGTATTGGGTTATCCCAGTTTGGCAGATGCcttgtataattttaaatttcaaattgacGAACATGACTTAGTTACTGTGAAAATTCTTACACCTTGGTGGAGAAAAGCATTGCTTCAGGAATATCTCTCTTTACTTTTTACTGCTGTCTATCAGTTTTCCTTTTTACACCTTTCTTGTTCACCACAAGATGAAAATGTTGCCAATGCTATGGATGAGATTCCCCCTACTGCCCAGCAGTCAGTGCAGGTTAATGCTGAAGTAAGCACATTTTTAAGGAGGCTTCCAGGCCGTGGTGGAGATATTACAATTCTCCAGTCATCTGTAATTCCAG ATGACTGTTTCTTACATGGTTTTACTACAAGGGCAGGAGGAATATCCTACATACCTACTCTGAGTTCTTTGAACATGTTCTGCAGTTCCAAACGGAAAGATCCTCGGGCAGTTATTGAAGAAAACATATGTCGAGTAGCTGAAAAATCTGGCTTCAATCCAAAAAGTTATTACCTAGTTAAG GTAAACCATGCAAATGATGTGTGGGTCATGGATAAGACTGAACCGGAAAGTTATGATGGAATTGTAACAAATCGAAGAGGTGTAACTATTGCGGCTCCTGGAGCTGACTGCATACCTTTGCTGTTTGCAGATCCTGTGAAGAAAGTAATAGGGGCAGCTCATTCAG gatGGAAAGGAACTATAACAGGGGTTGCCATGGAAACTGTAAATGCAATGGTTAAAGAATATGCTTCTCAAATAAAAGATATCCGTGTTGTGTTGGGGCCGTCAGTTGGCCCATGTTGCCTTCAACTACAGAAAGAGTCGGCTATGGATTTTCATGCCGTCAACCCATCCTGTGTGAAAGATTTAAACATGCCTAAACCACATGTTGACATAAGGTTAACAACAAG GATCCTACTTGAACGTGGAGGTATCCATCCAGAGAATATCCAAGATATCACCTTAAATAATGGTCATGATGAAAAGCAGCCAGTCCAGCTCTGTACATCCTGCCTTCCTGACATGTTTTACTCTCATATGCGAGATGGAGTTAACTTTGGTATTCAGATAGGCTTTATCTCAATAAAAGAGTGA